The following is a genomic window from Adhaeribacter radiodurans.
TGGCATAGAAGCAACTGTTACTATTGGTTTCGTAACTACCGAAACACTTTGAACAGGAGTATCGGTAGGCGGAGTAAGCCGTAGATTTTGCCCAATAGCTAATCCTAAAGTGCTTAAATTATTCCAGGTTTGCAGTTGATTTACCGGAATATCGTAAAGCCGCGAAATACTATACAAGGTTTCACCCTTCGTAACCACGTGTTCGGTTATAGTTACGGAAACCGTGTTGGCAATAGTTCCTGACGGAGTAATATTTACTTTTTCTTTCGAATTAACTGTATCTGAAGTTTCGGAAGCAGTGGCTATAGATTCTGAATCAAGAAGAACAGAATCATTGGTTGAAGTTCCTTTCCGGTTAGGATACAAATTCTGGTTTTTAGGCTCCGTATTTTGGGCAACTTCCTCTTGAGATTCTTCACTGGCTAAAGTAGAATCTACTATCACATCGTCTTCGGAATCTGAAACTTGAGCAACATCGCTCGAAGAGGATGCCTGATTTTCTGATTCCTGAATGGAATCATTTTTGGAGGTAATTCCCGTTTCGGCTTTTGAACCTGCATTAGGTACCACGGGTGCAGTAGCTACTGGTTCAGTATCGTCGGCTTCTTCATTTACTTCGGTCAGATTTTCGTCTACTTCTACGGGTTGGGTATCTACTTTTGCTACTTTTTCCGGATCTGGTTTTACTCCGAAGATATTGGCTAACTTATCTTCAACTGTATTTTTTGGAGCTGGTTTACTAACTGGGGCCGAAGATTTTTGGGGAGCAACTTTGGGCTCGTTTTTAGCAATTATAAGGGGCTTTTCCGGGGTTTGTGGTTGCGGAGTAGGAGCCGAAGGTTTAACTTCCTGGTATTCTACGGGTACATGGCTTGGCCGCCGTTGCTGCAACCACATAACGCGACCCGCTAGCAGACGCTCATTTTTCCGCAAGCGGTTATACCAAAGCAAAGATTTTACTTTTACCCCAAACTTTTGCGCTACGTTCCAGGTTTGTTCTCCCTCCTGAACTGCATAGTAAGCGGTACTGGCTTTGCTGCCTTTTCGTTCTAAGTAATACGTTTCGCCGGCAATTACAGCATCGTGGCTCCCTAAATCGTTATACTGCCGGAAACGTTTGCTGCTTACTTTACCCGCTTTAGCCAAATTATCAATCGAATCGCCCTGGCGGGCTACAATTGCTTTTAAACCGTTATGCTTTTTAAGAATAGCCGGACCAGGCAAAGAGCTGGATTTAATTGGACTAGCTGCGGGTATTCCAGCTTTGTTGGCGGCCAGTACAACTTGTTGCTGATTAACGTTGGTTACGGGTACCAATACCGTATAGGGCTTATTACCGGGTACAACACTGCCACTCAGCCATTTATTATACTTCTGAATTTCGGCATAATCGGTTTGTGTAGCTAATGCAACATCGCTTAAACTTTGGCCAACAGTTACGGGTACTTCCTGCAATACAATCGGGGGAGAAGGGTTTTTACCAATAAAATTTTCGAAAGCAACTTTATGGGCCAAAAAGGTTAAAATATACCAATTGGTTTTACCGGTTACTTCCATTTCCTTGCTACCTGTGTGGTCTGATTTAGCATGCGATTTGGCGCCGGTAAAACCTAAATAATACGAAAGTAAGGTGTTAAACCAGTTTTTATAGTAAATAGAATTGCTTTTTACTAAGTATTTAGCCGCCCCCCGGCTGGAGTTAACAATGTGCTTGCGTTCGTCTACATCCGGCGTTATAAGTAAACCATGATCCGCGGCGGCTTCTTTTTTAAATTGCCAGAAACCTACCGCATTTGAAGTAGAAATAGCATCCGAAACTAGACCGCTTTCCTGTAATACCAGGTATTTAAAATCATCGGGTAAGCCTTCTTCGGCAAAAATGCGGGATATAATCGGGAAATAAGCGTCGGCTCGATCTACTTTCGCCTGAAAATACTGAGGATATTTGAGCAAACCATCTACCTGCTTCTGAATAGCTTTTCGGGCATCTTCGTTAATTATTAAATGCTGATCAGCAAAATAAATATTATCCGGTACTACTACAGTTTGGGCCTGGGCCACCAAACAAAATAATCCGAACAGAAGCAGTAAGAGATTCTTCTTCATGGTATTCAGCAATTAAATTTAAATTAAGAGCGCACTTCAGCTAATTGGGTAACCCGGGCAGTATTGTTTGCTCGCTAGTTTGCAGCAGAAAGTATCGAAAATATTGGATATACCCAGAAGCAAATTACCCTATTTAAAACCAGATAGTAAATTTTTGCCGTAATTACTTCTCTACATTTTTTCCACAGCTATTATCCACATAGGTTAAATGTTATTTTGGGTAATAAATTGTTAATTAGGTTTTTAGCGGGAGATTTGGTGTTGATTTTACCCACTATTATATTTTTTGCGTACTACTTCTGTTTTAGCCACCCGTATTGTTTGACTTGGAACGTAATCTCAGGAAAAAGTAAAACTGCCAAGCTGTCACGTTTTAAAGAAAACTTTTCGGCTGGAATAAATTTTGAGACCGGGCATTTATCCTACAACGTAAACGAAAACAGACTTAATATAAATTATAAAAAGCATTATGGCAGAAAAAGGTAATATTTCGATTCACACCGAGAATATTTTTCCGATTATTAAAAAGTTCTTGTACTCCGACCACGAGATTTTTTTGCGCGAGCTGGTGTCAAACGCCGTGGACGCATCTCAAAAGTTAAAGCGCTTATCGGCAATTGGCGAGTACAAAGGAGAGTTGGGCGACCTGAAAGTGAAAGTGGCCGTTGATAAAGAAGCCCGTACTATTACCGTAAGCGATAACGGTATTGGTATGACTGCCGAAGAAATTAAAAAATACATTAACCAAATTGCTTTTTCGGGCGCTACTGAGTTCGTAGAAAAATACAAAGACAAACCCGACGCTAACCAGATTATTGGTCATTTTGGTTTAGGTTTCTACTCCTCGTTTATGGTAGCGGATACCGTAGAAATTATTTCGCAATCGTATCAGGAAAACACTACTGCTGCGCATTGGGTTTGCGACGGCTCTACGGAATTTACTATTTCCGATACGGAACGTGCGGAACGGGGTACTGACGTAATATTAAATATTGCGGCTGATTCGGAAGAGTTTTTAGAAGAAGCCCGCATTCAGACTATCCTGAATAAATATTGCAAGTTTTTACCGGTACCAGTTGAGTTTAAAGGAGAAATAATTAATAACCCAACCCCAATCTGGACCAAATCGCCTTCCGAATTAACCGACGAGGATTACAAGAATTTCTATAAAGAGCTGTATCCGTTCTCCGAAGATCCGCTGTTTTGGATTCACTTAAACGTAGATTATCCTTTTAACTTAACGGGTATTTTGTACTTCCCGAAACTGAAAAACGAGTTCGAATTTCAGAAAAACAAAATACAGCTGTACAGCCGCCAGGTATTTATTACCGATGAGGTTAAAGATGTAGTACCAGAATTTTTAATGTTGCTGCACGGGGTTATTGACTCGCCGGATATTCCTTTAAACGTATCCCGGAGTTTCTTGCAAGCCGATTCGAACGTAAAGAAAATCAATACTTATATTACTAAAAAAGTAGCTGATAAACTAGCCGAAATCTTTAAGAAAGAGCGCGAGAACTTCCAGGACAAATGGAACGACATTAATATTTTCGTGAAATACGGTATGCTGTCCGACGATAAGTTTTACGAAAAAGCCAAAGATTTTGCGCTTTTACAGAACATTGAGGGCAAATACTTTACCATTGACGAGTACAAAGATTTTATTCAGGCCAACCAGAAAGACAAAAACGATAACCTGGTAATTCTGTATACTACCGACGAAGATAAGCAACATGCTTTTGTGGAATCGGCTAAAGACCGTAGCTACGATGTTTTAAAGTTGGATACGATGATCGATAGCCACTTTATTGGTATGCTGGAGCAAAAGCTGGAGAAAGTTACCCTGAAGCGCGTAGATGCTGAAACAGTTGATAAACTCATCGAAAAAGATGAAACCAAAGAATCGGTTTTGAGCGAGGATGAGAAAACCCAGCTGAAAGAAATTTACGAAAAGGCGATCAATAATACCAATATGCACGTTACCATTGAGCCACTTTCGCCGCAAGACCAACCGGTGGTAATTACTTTACCGGAGTTTATGCGTCGAATGAAAGATATGAGCAAAACCGGTGGAGGTGGTATGATGTTTATGGGCAATATGCCGGATACGTACAACGTAAGCGTAAACGCGAACCACCCTATCAACAACCGGATTTTAAGCGCGCAAGACGACAGCAAAGAAAAAATTGCGAAGCAAGCATTTGACTTAGCTTTATTGTCGCAAAACATGTTAACCGGTCCGGCCTTAACTGCCTTCGTAAAACGCAGCGTAGAGTTGATCGAGAAAGACTAATTTTTAAAATTTTTAATAAAACAAAAAGGCCGGAACTGCTCCGGCCTTTTTGTTTTATGCCCTAAAGTAAATAATAGCCGGAAAACAACACTATGGCACCCACTATGGCGCGGAAGTTACTTCCGTGACTTGCCAATGAGCTTGGAGAAAGGCTATTGTTTAGTAAAAAATGACCTTGGCTTTTTTCCTGGAAGGCGCGGAAGTAACTTCCGCGCCATAGTGCCATAATTAGGTATATATAACTTATAGGTTGCTTTACAAGTAAAGAATCATTTAAACTGAATTATTTAATTAAAAATCGATAAAAGAATCTATCTGCTCTAGCAATAAGCTTTCGTACAAAGGATTAGTTAGTTCCCCGTTAGCCAGGCTCTTAGAAATATAATTTAATCGCGGTTTAGCGGCTAATACGTGCATGCCCATGTAATGTAAAATATCAGTCAGGTGACTGAGCGCTAAAGCCCCGCCTTGCGAACCAGTAGAGATGCCCACCATCGCTGCTTTTTTATTCTTGAAACTTCCCGGATAACTCAGGCCATCAATAAAGGCTTTCAGCACGCCCGGGAAAGATGCATTGTACTCCGGCACTATAAAAACAAACTTATCGGTACTTTCAATTAATTTGGTTAGCTCGTTATACTGGTCGTTTTTACCGGCGTTGTGGTACAAGGCGGTAAAAACAAAATCAGCCGGCAAATCCATTAAATCCAAAATCTGATTGGGCATCTGGCGTTTATATAGCAAGCGGGCATAAATATCAGAAATAACGCGGGCGTTGGAACGAGGACGATTGGTGCCGGATATAATGGTGATCATGAACGAGAATTTTAAAATATAGACCTTTGGTATTTGCTACCATTAAAAGTACATTTTTGTTTTACAACTGAGGATTTCATTAATAGCAAAAGAATACCGGTTACTAAAAGGCCATAAAAAAAGCGAACCTTACGATTCGCTTTCAATAATAGTAAATTTAGTAATTAACCTACGTTTTCGGAAGTAAGTTTAGCACCCAGGTATTCCCGGTTAAGCATTGCTATATTCTCCAAGGAAATTCCCACCGGACATTCGGCGGCGCAGGAACCAATGTTGGAGCAGGCACCAAATCCTTCGGCATCGTGCTGGGCTAGCATATTTTCAACGCGGGTTTTGCGCTCTACTTTTCCTTGCGGTAATAAAGCTAACTGCGATACTTTGGCACTTACAAATAACATGGCCGAAGCATTTTTACAAGCTGCCACGCAAGCACCGCACTGAATACAAGTAGCGGCATCAAAAGCTTTATCCGCAATTGATTTCGGAATTGGAATTTCATTGGCATCGGGTACTCCACCGGTATTAACGGAGATATAACCACCTGCTTGCTGAATCCGGTCGAGAGCGGAGCGATCCACACTTAAATCTTTGTGCACCGGAAAGGCATCGGCGCGCCAAGGTTCAATAGTAATGGTTTGACCATCCTGAAATTTACGCATGTGCAACTGGCAGGTAGTGGTACCTTTTTCCGGACCATGCGCCCGGCCGTTGATGTACATGCTGCACATACCGCAAATTCCTTCGCGGCAATCGTGGTCAAAAGCAATTGGGTCCTCGCCACTCAGAGTTAAATCTTCGTTTACCACGTCTATCATTTCCAGAAAAGACATGTCAGGCGAAATGTTATTAGCATTATATGTAACCAGTTTACCTGGTGTATTTGCATTTTTCTGGCGCCACACCCGAAGGGTCAGGTTCATGGGCTTTGCATTTGGGTTATTACCAGCCATTTTATCTTTAATTATGAATGATGAATAACAAATTAGAAATTATGAATTAGAAATTAGAAATGGCTCACTGGCACGTATATCTTCTTTTTTGTCCATTTCTTATTTTCCCAATTTAAATTTCTAATTCATAATTTCTGATTTTTAATTTGTTAAAATTATTTATAACTCCGTTGAGTGAGTTTTACATTTTCGAAATTAAGCGTTTCCTTATGCAAGTTTTCCGGCTGGTTATCGCTGGAGTACTCCCAGGCAGCTACGTAGGCAAAATTCTCATCATCGCGTAAGGCTTCGTTTTCCGGCGTTTGATATTCTTCCCGGAAGTGGCCACCGCACGACTCATTCCGGTGAAGGGCATCATCTACCATTAATTCACCTAACTCCAGAAAATCAGCTACCCGTCCGGCTTTCTCCAGAGTCATGTTCAACTCTTCGTTGGCTCCTAAAACCCGCACGTTGCGCCAGAAATCTTCGCGCAGCTCCCGGATTTTTTGCTTAGCATGCTGCAATCCTTCGGCGTTACGGGCCATACCGCAATAATCCCACATAAGTAAACCTAATTCTTTGTGGTAGTGGTCAACGGTTTTGGTG
Proteins encoded in this region:
- the htpG gene encoding molecular chaperone HtpG; protein product: MAEKGNISIHTENIFPIIKKFLYSDHEIFLRELVSNAVDASQKLKRLSAIGEYKGELGDLKVKVAVDKEARTITVSDNGIGMTAEEIKKYINQIAFSGATEFVEKYKDKPDANQIIGHFGLGFYSSFMVADTVEIISQSYQENTTAAHWVCDGSTEFTISDTERAERGTDVILNIAADSEEFLEEARIQTILNKYCKFLPVPVEFKGEIINNPTPIWTKSPSELTDEDYKNFYKELYPFSEDPLFWIHLNVDYPFNLTGILYFPKLKNEFEFQKNKIQLYSRQVFITDEVKDVVPEFLMLLHGVIDSPDIPLNVSRSFLQADSNVKKINTYITKKVADKLAEIFKKERENFQDKWNDINIFVKYGMLSDDKFYEKAKDFALLQNIEGKYFTIDEYKDFIQANQKDKNDNLVILYTTDEDKQHAFVESAKDRSYDVLKLDTMIDSHFIGMLEQKLEKVTLKRVDAETVDKLIEKDETKESVLSEDEKTQLKEIYEKAINNTNMHVTIEPLSPQDQPVVITLPEFMRRMKDMSKTGGGGMMFMGNMPDTYNVSVNANHPINNRILSAQDDSKEKIAKQAFDLALLSQNMLTGPALTAFVKRSVELIEKD
- a CDS encoding LysM peptidoglycan-binding domain-containing protein; this encodes MKKNLLLLLFGLFCLVAQAQTVVVPDNIYFADQHLIINEDARKAIQKQVDGLLKYPQYFQAKVDRADAYFPIISRIFAEEGLPDDFKYLVLQESGLVSDAISTSNAVGFWQFKKEAAADHGLLITPDVDERKHIVNSSRGAAKYLVKSNSIYYKNWFNTLLSYYLGFTGAKSHAKSDHTGSKEMEVTGKTNWYILTFLAHKVAFENFIGKNPSPPIVLQEVPVTVGQSLSDVALATQTDYAEIQKYNKWLSGSVVPGNKPYTVLVPVTNVNQQQVVLAANKAGIPAASPIKSSSLPGPAILKKHNGLKAIVARQGDSIDNLAKAGKVSSKRFRQYNDLGSHDAVIAGETYYLERKGSKASTAYYAVQEGEQTWNVAQKFGVKVKSLLWYNRLRKNERLLAGRVMWLQQRRPSHVPVEYQEVKPSAPTPQPQTPEKPLIIAKNEPKVAPQKSSAPVSKPAPKNTVEDKLANIFGVKPDPEKVAKVDTQPVEVDENLTEVNEEADDTEPVATAPVVPNAGSKAETGITSKNDSIQESENQASSSSDVAQVSDSEDDVIVDSTLASEESQEEVAQNTEPKNQNLYPNRKGTSTNDSVLLDSESIATASETSDTVNSKEKVNITPSGTIANTVSVTITEHVVTKGETLYSISRLYDIPVNQLQTWNNLSTLGLAIGQNLRLTPPTDTPVQSVSVVTKPIVTVASMPPVTERATTANAVTTQHVVSAGESMYQISRKYGVTIKEIMDWNNKSDFSVAPGEKLTIKPKSSSRK
- a CDS encoding NADPH-dependent FMN reductase produces the protein MITIISGTNRPRSNARVISDIYARLLYKRQMPNQILDLMDLPADFVFTALYHNAGKNDQYNELTKLIESTDKFVFIVPEYNASFPGVLKAFIDGLSYPGSFKNKKAAMVGISTGSQGGALALSHLTDILHYMGMHVLAAKPRLNYISKSLANGELTNPLYESLLLEQIDSFIDF
- a CDS encoding succinate dehydrogenase/fumarate reductase iron-sulfur subunit: MNLTLRVWRQKNANTPGKLVTYNANNISPDMSFLEMIDVVNEDLTLSGEDPIAFDHDCREGICGMCSMYINGRAHGPEKGTTTCQLHMRKFQDGQTITIEPWRADAFPVHKDLSVDRSALDRIQQAGGYISVNTGGVPDANEIPIPKSIADKAFDAATCIQCGACVAACKNASAMLFVSAKVSQLALLPQGKVERKTRVENMLAQHDAEGFGACSNIGSCAAECPVGISLENIAMLNREYLGAKLTSENVG